One stretch of Lysobacter sp. KIS68-7 DNA includes these proteins:
- a CDS encoding rod shape-determining protein — translation MFKFLGRYFSSDLSIDLGTANTLIYVRGQGIVLNEPSVVAVRQDRLVGGAKSVAAVGAEAKQMLGRTPGHITTIRPMKDGVIADFTYTEEMLKHFIRKVHKSRLMRPSPRVLVCVPCGSTQVERRAIKESAEEAGAREVYLIEEPMAAAIGAGMPVTEARGSMVVDIGGGTTEVAVIALNGIVYSQSVRIGGDRFDEAIIAYVRRTQGMLIGDATAERIKLEIGCAYPQKDVRTMEISGRHLAEGVPKMIQITSNEVLEALREPLAGIIAAVKQALEQTPPELCADVAERGIVLTGGGALLRDLDRLLTEETGLHVQVADDPLTCVARGGGRALELVDMHGNEFFAPE, via the coding sequence ATGTTCAAGTTCCTCGGCCGCTACTTTTCCAGCGACCTGTCCATCGATTTGGGCACGGCCAACACCCTCATCTACGTGCGGGGCCAGGGCATCGTGCTCAACGAACCGTCCGTGGTCGCCGTCCGCCAGGACCGCCTGGTCGGTGGCGCCAAGTCCGTCGCGGCCGTCGGCGCGGAGGCCAAGCAGATGCTGGGCCGCACCCCGGGCCACATCACCACGATCCGGCCGATGAAGGATGGCGTCATCGCCGACTTCACCTACACCGAGGAAATGCTCAAGCACTTCATCCGCAAGGTGCACAAGTCGCGCCTGATGCGCCCGAGCCCGCGCGTGCTGGTGTGCGTGCCCTGCGGCTCCACCCAGGTCGAGCGCCGCGCGATCAAGGAATCGGCCGAAGAGGCCGGTGCCCGCGAGGTCTACCTGATCGAAGAACCCATGGCCGCCGCCATCGGCGCCGGCATGCCGGTGACCGAAGCCCGCGGCTCGATGGTCGTGGACATCGGCGGCGGCACCACCGAAGTCGCGGTCATCGCCCTGAACGGCATCGTGTACTCGCAGTCGGTCCGCATCGGCGGCGATCGCTTCGATGAAGCCATCATCGCCTACGTGCGCCGCACGCAGGGCATGCTGATCGGCGACGCCACGGCCGAGCGCATCAAGCTCGAGATCGGCTGCGCCTATCCGCAGAAGGATGTCCGCACGATGGAGATCTCCGGCCGACACCTCGCCGAGGGCGTGCCGAAGATGATCCAGATCACCTCCAACGAAGTGCTCGAAGCGCTGCGCGAACCGCTGGCCGGCATCATCGCCGCGGTGAAGCAGGCGCTGGAGCAGACCCCGCCGGAACTGTGCGCCGACGTCGCCGAGCGCGGCATCGTGCTCACCGGTGGTGGCGCGCTCCTGCGCGACCTGGATCGCCTGTTGACCGAAGAAACCGGCCTGCACGTGCAGGTCGCCGACGATCCGCTCACCTGCGTCGCCCGTGGCGGCGGTCGTGCGCTCGAACTCGTCGACATGCACGGCAACGAGTTCTTTGCACCGGAATAA
- the mreD gene encoding rod shape-determining protein MreD, whose protein sequence is MSRERAGWVLPVSIVLALLLGLVPLPAPIMALRPYWLGLAVAYWVLEEPEKAGLGFAFFVGLIADLVFGNLLGEQALRLVIMAFILQRFRARLRFFPLSQQSLAIGALLVNDRIVTTVLHFALGEPLLPPTAWAAPAIGMLLWPPMFLLFDTLRLKAWRHR, encoded by the coding sequence GTGAGCCGCGAACGCGCCGGTTGGGTCCTGCCCGTCAGCATCGTGCTCGCGCTGCTGCTCGGCCTGGTACCGCTGCCCGCGCCGATCATGGCGCTGCGTCCGTACTGGCTCGGGCTCGCGGTCGCTTACTGGGTGCTCGAAGAACCGGAAAAAGCGGGCCTGGGTTTCGCTTTCTTCGTCGGCCTCATCGCCGACCTCGTCTTCGGCAACCTGCTCGGCGAACAGGCGTTGCGCCTGGTCATCATGGCGTTCATCCTGCAACGGTTCCGCGCGCGACTGCGCTTCTTCCCGTTGTCGCAGCAATCGCTCGCGATCGGCGCACTGCTCGTGAACGACCGCATCGTCACCACCGTGCTGCATTTCGCGCTGGGCGAGCCCTTGCTGCCGCCCACCGCATGGGCTGCGCCTGCCATCGGCATGCTGCTGTGGCCGCCGATGTTCCTGTTGTTCGACACGTTGCGCCTGAAGGCGTGGCGTCATCGCTGA
- a CDS encoding M1 family metallopeptidase — protein MRHTPLMLSLAAALALSACAKNETPATGAAPAASATAAAAPAATQVAAVTDEHSFSQPDKVRTTDLALDLALDFTKKTLSGTATYSLDWLDPTATQLVLDTRDLTISKAEGLGADGNWAPLQFALAPTADKVLGTKLTIETPNRPKQVRVTYTTSPNASGLQWLEPSMTAGKKQPFMFSQSQQIHARSWVPLQDTPIVRFSYTAHITAPKDAMVLMSADNDPKAVRDGDYTFKMPQKIPSYLLAIAAGDLVFQPITGNAGVWAEPSMVKPAANEFSDTGKMIDTASKLYGPYRWDRYDILVLPPSFPYGGMENPRLTFATPTVITGDKSLVSLIAHELAHSWSGNLVTFSTAKDAWLNEGVTSYVENRIVEALYGKDLAGMESVIARNELKQEFTDANKPLQQLAVRAGELKDPDDNLSSTVYTKGAWFMQFLEQRFGRENFDAFLRGYFDHFAFQSISSQQFAEYAKENLLDKYPGKVTQQEFDAWLYEPGVPSTAPQVASPRFDAVDAARKAWLDNGTLPPKDATSKWMTQEWVHFIEGMPEKLDVKQIEALDAAYKFTGTTNGEIAQRWYPLAIRSGYTKADAQIAAFLQKIGRRKLIMPTYNALVQTPEGLKLAEDTFAKAKPGYHPITTGSVQAVIDEAKKKSAQPAQ, from the coding sequence ATGCGCCATACCCCGTTGATGTTGTCCCTGGCCGCTGCGCTCGCGCTGTCCGCGTGCGCGAAGAACGAAACGCCCGCGACCGGTGCCGCGCCTGCGGCTTCCGCGACCGCGGCCGCCGCTCCCGCCGCCACGCAGGTCGCCGCCGTGACCGACGAACACTCCTTCTCGCAGCCCGACAAGGTCCGCACCACCGACCTCGCGCTCGACCTCGCGCTCGACTTCACCAAGAAGACGCTTTCGGGCACCGCGACCTATTCGCTGGACTGGCTCGACCCGACCGCCACGCAGCTCGTGCTCGACACGCGCGACCTGACGATCTCGAAGGCCGAAGGCCTGGGCGCCGATGGCAACTGGGCGCCGCTGCAGTTCGCGCTCGCGCCGACCGCCGACAAGGTGCTCGGCACCAAGCTGACGATCGAAACGCCGAACCGTCCGAAGCAGGTGCGCGTCACCTACACCACGTCGCCGAACGCTTCGGGCCTGCAGTGGCTCGAGCCGTCGATGACCGCGGGCAAGAAGCAGCCCTTCATGTTCAGCCAGTCGCAGCAGATCCACGCGCGTTCGTGGGTGCCGCTGCAGGACACGCCGATCGTGCGCTTCTCCTACACCGCGCACATCACCGCGCCGAAGGACGCGATGGTGCTGATGAGCGCGGACAACGATCCGAAGGCCGTGCGCGATGGCGACTACACCTTCAAGATGCCGCAGAAGATCCCGTCCTACCTGCTCGCGATCGCGGCCGGCGACCTGGTCTTCCAGCCGATCACCGGCAACGCCGGCGTGTGGGCCGAACCGTCGATGGTGAAGCCGGCGGCGAACGAGTTCTCCGACACGGGCAAGATGATCGACACGGCCTCGAAGCTGTACGGCCCGTATCGCTGGGACCGTTACGACATCCTCGTGCTGCCGCCTTCGTTCCCTTACGGCGGCATGGAAAACCCGCGCCTGACCTTCGCCACGCCGACGGTGATCACCGGCGACAAGTCGCTCGTCTCGCTGATCGCGCATGAACTCGCGCACAGCTGGTCGGGCAACCTGGTGACCTTCTCGACCGCGAAGGACGCCTGGCTCAACGAAGGCGTCACCAGCTACGTCGAGAACCGCATCGTCGAAGCGCTGTACGGCAAGGATCTCGCCGGCATGGAGAGCGTGATCGCGCGCAACGAACTCAAGCAGGAGTTCACCGACGCGAACAAGCCGCTGCAGCAGCTCGCCGTGCGTGCAGGCGAACTGAAGGATCCGGACGACAACCTCAGCTCGACCGTCTACACCAAGGGCGCGTGGTTCATGCAGTTCCTGGAGCAGCGCTTCGGTCGCGAGAACTTCGACGCGTTCCTGCGCGGCTACTTCGACCACTTCGCGTTCCAGTCGATCTCCTCGCAGCAGTTCGCGGAGTACGCGAAGGAGAACCTGCTCGACAAGTACCCGGGCAAGGTGACGCAGCAGGAATTCGATGCGTGGCTGTACGAGCCGGGCGTGCCGTCGACGGCGCCGCAGGTCGCGTCGCCGCGCTTCGATGCGGTCGATGCCGCGCGCAAGGCGTGGCTCGACAACGGCACGCTGCCGCCGAAGGACGCCACCTCCAAGTGGATGACGCAGGAGTGGGTGCACTTCATCGAAGGCATGCCGGAGAAGCTGGACGTCAAGCAGATCGAAGCACTCGACGCGGCTTACAAGTTCACCGGCACCACCAACGGCGAAATCGCGCAGCGCTGGTATCCGCTCGCCATCCGCAGCGGCTACACGAAGGCCGACGCGCAGATCGCCGCGTTCCTGCAGAAGATCGGCCGTCGCAAGCTGATCATGCCGACCTACAACGCGCTGGTGCAGACGCCCGAAGGCCTCAAGCTCGCCGAAGACACCTTCGCGAAGGCGAAGCCGGGCTACCACCCGATCACCACCGGCTCCGTGCAGGCCGTGATCGACGAAGCGAAGAAGAAGAGCGCGCAGCCCGCGCAGTAA
- a CDS encoding alpha/beta hydrolase, protein MTLRRTLAIAAALVAAALFATIAYVAWRPEVLVAAEFARQLHGAGLSKQARNVAGHRWVYAERDADQTDAPTLVFVHGFTGMKENWFPLARVFGGRYRLVIPDLPGWGESERLPRENYGFLAQSERLAAFIRSVSPNKPVVLVGHSMGGGIAALVAAGHPELVSRVALLDAAGVRFDDNRFGAEVLAGQNPFGVHDRASLDRYLATVYHLEEAMPRIPWPADRAYIAQRTRDAAFEQAVLDHIGRGPERFLPGEEAARIGQPTLLLWCQQDAVIDPSAAALYAARIPQASTVLLDDCGHMSMMERPAEVAAAIDALIERGRPR, encoded by the coding sequence ATGACCTTGCGTCGCACGCTCGCAATCGCGGCCGCCCTCGTGGCGGCCGCGTTGTTTGCGACGATCGCGTACGTGGCGTGGCGCCCCGAAGTGCTGGTCGCCGCGGAGTTCGCGCGGCAGCTGCATGGTGCGGGCTTGTCGAAGCAGGCGCGCAACGTCGCGGGCCATCGCTGGGTGTACGCCGAACGCGATGCCGATCAAACGGATGCGCCGACGCTCGTGTTCGTGCACGGCTTCACGGGCATGAAAGAAAACTGGTTTCCGCTGGCGCGCGTGTTCGGCGGGCGCTATCGGCTCGTCATTCCCGACCTGCCCGGCTGGGGCGAAAGCGAACGCCTCCCGCGCGAGAACTACGGTTTCCTCGCGCAGAGCGAACGCCTTGCCGCCTTCATCCGTTCGGTGTCGCCGAACAAACCCGTCGTGCTCGTCGGGCATTCGATGGGCGGCGGCATCGCCGCGCTCGTCGCCGCGGGCCATCCCGAACTCGTCTCGCGCGTCGCGCTGCTCGATGCCGCCGGCGTGCGCTTCGACGACAACCGCTTCGGTGCGGAAGTCCTCGCCGGCCAGAACCCCTTCGGCGTGCACGATCGCGCGAGCCTGGACCGCTACCTCGCCACGGTCTACCACCTCGAGGAAGCGATGCCCCGCATTCCCTGGCCTGCCGATCGCGCCTACATCGCGCAACGCACGCGCGATGCTGCCTTCGAACAGGCGGTGCTCGACCACATCGGCCGCGGCCCCGAGCGCTTCCTGCCCGGCGAAGAAGCCGCGCGCATCGGCCAGCCCACCCTCCTGCTGTGGTGCCAGCAGGACGCCGTGATCGATCCGAGCGCGGCCGCGCTGTACGCTGCACGCATTCCGCAGGCGTCGACGGTCCTGCTCGACGATTGCGGCCACATGTCCATGATGGAACGGCCCGCCGAGGTGGCGGCCGCCATCGATGCCTTGATCGAACGAGGTCGTCCACGATGA
- a CDS encoding YbaK/EbsC family protein, which yields MLSPRLHNFLDQQHSSYTAVTHERTVTAHETASAAHLSRQLFAKTVMLKVDGTLAMMVMPAAYRVDLTRLSRALGGRMVELADESEFKDAFPDCEVGAMPPFGNLYGMPVFVDSRLAGHDEIAFNAGTHTDAVRMPYKEFERLAQPELLWLAHVM from the coding sequence ATGCTGTCACCGCGCCTGCACAATTTCCTCGATCAGCAGCATTCGTCCTATACCGCCGTCACGCACGAGCGCACGGTCACCGCGCATGAAACGGCGTCGGCCGCGCACCTCAGCCGGCAGCTGTTCGCCAAGACCGTCATGCTCAAGGTCGACGGCACGCTCGCGATGATGGTGATGCCGGCGGCGTACCGGGTCGACCTGACGCGCCTGTCGCGCGCACTCGGTGGCCGCATGGTGGAACTCGCGGACGAATCCGAATTCAAGGATGCATTCCCCGACTGCGAAGTCGGTGCGATGCCGCCCTTCGGCAATCTTTACGGCATGCCGGTGTTCGTCGACTCGCGCCTGGCGGGGCACGACGAAATCGCATTCAACGCCGGCACGCACACCGATGCGGTGCGCATGCCCTACAAGGAATTCGAACGCCTGGCGCAGCCCGAGCTGCTATGGCTCGCGCACGTGATGTGA
- a CDS encoding carbohydrate kinase family protein, whose translation MSALICGSLAYDTIMVFPDQFKNHILPDKVHILNVSFLVPRMRREFGGCAGNIAYNLKLLGGDPIPMATVGQDFGPYREWFDEQGIRLDQVKVIEELFTPQAFITTDHDNNQITAFHPGAMMRSYENHVKDVKGVTFGIVSPDGREGMLQNAKEFAEGNIPFIFDPGQAMPLFNGEELRHFIELADYVTVNDYESNLLQERTGWNEKDIVARTKAYICTRGPKGALIHTPGQTFDVPPAHERRVTDPTGCGDAFRAGLIFGIEKGCDWMTIGRIGNLMGALKVEHPGTQNQRFDFQEFSDQFKQQFGYAL comes from the coding sequence ATGTCTGCGCTGATCTGCGGTTCCTTGGCCTACGACACCATCATGGTGTTCCCCGACCAGTTCAAGAACCACATCCTGCCGGACAAGGTGCACATCCTGAACGTGTCGTTCCTGGTGCCCCGGATGCGCCGCGAATTCGGCGGTTGTGCGGGCAACATCGCCTACAACCTCAAGCTCCTGGGCGGCGACCCGATCCCGATGGCCACGGTGGGCCAGGATTTCGGCCCCTACCGCGAGTGGTTCGACGAGCAGGGCATCCGCCTGGACCAGGTCAAGGTGATCGAGGAACTGTTCACGCCGCAGGCCTTCATCACCACCGACCACGACAACAACCAGATCACCGCATTCCATCCGGGCGCGATGATGCGTTCGTACGAGAACCACGTGAAGGACGTGAAGGGCGTGACGTTCGGGATCGTGAGCCCCGATGGTCGCGAGGGCATGCTGCAGAACGCGAAGGAATTCGCCGAAGGCAACATCCCCTTCATCTTCGATCCGGGCCAGGCGATGCCGCTGTTCAACGGCGAAGAGCTGCGCCACTTCATCGAGCTGGCCGATTACGTCACGGTCAACGATTACGAATCCAACCTGCTGCAGGAACGCACGGGCTGGAACGAGAAGGACATCGTCGCGCGCACGAAGGCCTACATCTGCACGCGCGGGCCGAAGGGTGCGTTGATCCACACGCCCGGCCAGACCTTCGACGTGCCGCCGGCGCACGAGCGTCGCGTCACCGATCCGACCGGTTGCGGCGATGCGTTCCGCGCGGGCCTGATCTTCGGCATCGAAAAGGGCTGCGACTGGATGACCATCGGCCGCATCGGCAACCTGATGGGCGCGCTGAAGGTGGAACACCCGGGCACGCAGAACCAGCGCTTCGATTTCCAGGAATTCTCGGACCAATTCAAGCAGCAGTTCGGTTACGCGCTTTGA
- a CDS encoding septal ring lytic transglycosylase RlpA family protein has product MNRALPAAATALLLAACAGTPNKSSPPPQSSNASRAPSTHASSSSKPGARRSPYAPAQEDPSKRGDYVAGGLYAPGVKDSAPPDIDDVDQIPEPEVRDEPRALYGNRDYAVLGKKYHVLEDPSGYVETGMASFYGQKFHGRRTSSLEVYDMYAFSAAHKTLPLPSFARVTNLANGKSVIVRVNDRGPFHDGRIIDLSYAAAVKLGVNRAGTARVEVRALTTHDRGPDMRMAQEDAPPPALPAPSAPLPSAMDRMVAALPIATAEAGERKQAGEVEPSPPGPWRFDMRQDGKAMTADEFDAWMKSRQVHVATGKAGAAAVGAVVREIPKAVPTPVVADTGDADDDDAPSAPVSPPPVASSGGVVLQVASFAARANAERALAMLEGAGIRGARLLDGTAAGQKVWRLRVGPVASDRVAELSATVAGLGFGRPNIVRD; this is encoded by the coding sequence ATGAATCGCGCGCTGCCGGCGGCGGCCACGGCGTTGTTGCTCGCTGCATGCGCGGGCACGCCGAACAAGTCGTCGCCGCCACCGCAGTCTTCGAATGCGTCGCGTGCGCCGTCGACGCATGCATCCTCTTCGTCGAAACCGGGCGCGCGCCGTTCGCCTTACGCGCCTGCGCAGGAAGATCCGTCCAAGCGTGGCGATTACGTCGCCGGCGGCCTGTATGCGCCGGGCGTGAAGGACAGCGCGCCGCCCGACATCGACGACGTCGACCAGATTCCCGAACCCGAAGTGCGCGACGAACCGCGCGCGCTGTACGGCAACCGCGACTACGCGGTGCTCGGCAAGAAGTACCACGTGCTCGAAGATCCTTCGGGTTACGTCGAGACCGGCATGGCCTCGTTCTACGGCCAGAAATTCCACGGGCGGCGCACCTCGTCGCTCGAGGTGTACGACATGTACGCCTTCAGCGCGGCGCACAAGACGCTGCCGCTGCCGTCCTTCGCACGCGTGACCAACCTGGCCAACGGCAAGTCGGTGATCGTGCGCGTGAACGATCGCGGCCCCTTCCACGACGGCCGCATCATCGACCTGAGCTACGCCGCCGCCGTGAAGCTGGGCGTGAACCGTGCCGGCACCGCGCGCGTGGAAGTGCGCGCGCTGACCACGCACGACCGCGGGCCCGACATGCGCATGGCGCAGGAAGACGCACCGCCGCCGGCGCTGCCTGCGCCGAGCGCGCCGTTGCCGAGCGCGATGGATCGCATGGTCGCCGCCTTGCCGATCGCGACGGCCGAAGCCGGCGAACGCAAGCAGGCGGGCGAAGTCGAGCCGTCGCCGCCGGGCCCATGGCGTTTCGACATGCGCCAGGACGGCAAGGCGATGACCGCCGATGAATTCGATGCGTGGATGAAGTCCCGCCAGGTGCACGTGGCGACCGGCAAGGCCGGCGCGGCCGCAGTCGGTGCCGTCGTGCGCGAGATTCCCAAGGCCGTGCCGACGCCCGTCGTCGCGGACACCGGCGACGCTGATGACGATGACGCGCCCAGCGCGCCGGTTTCGCCACCGCCGGTCGCATCGTCGGGTGGCGTCGTCCTCCAGGTGGCCAGCTTCGCCGCGCGGGCCAATGCCGAGCGGGCCCTGGCCATGCTCGAAGGCGCCGGCATCCGCGGTGCGCGGCTGCTCGACGGCACCGCGGCCGGCCAGAAGGTCTGGCGCCTGCGGGTCGGCCCGGTCGCCAGCGACCGCGTTGCGGAACTCAGCGCAACCGTCGCGGGTCTCGGTTTCGGCCGCCCCAACATCGTGCGCGACTGA
- a CDS encoding DUF5916 domain-containing protein has protein sequence MPAFIFPGAPRRAVLPFALVAALLTSQAALAQQPAAPAAKVVHDIPRVSSDIVVDGVLDDAAWANAATIDLPYEVTPGDNTPAPVKTTVRVAYTEDALLLGFHAEDPDPKQIRAHLRDRDSLYTDDFVGVMLDTFDDQRRAYEFFVNPHGVQADLIKEEATGNEDDSWDGLWTSAGRITDTGYDVEVRIPFATLRFRDTDDVRRWGATFLRIHPRAYRTQYFSNRVERGSRCLTCTFDKLEGFQGVKQGRNLEITPTLTMTLAEDRETPEGKWEGEGADFEPGVDVAWAPTPNLTLNGTINPDFSQVETDQAQLDLNTSFALFFPEKRPFFLEGADYFTTPLQVLYTRQIADPDYGLRTTGRAGSQAYGAIVARDASTQILVPGPLSSSFRFLEQEANDFVGRYRYDLDEHTSVGAISTYRSGTDYKNAVGGIDARYQKDEHTVRAQWLTSDSEYPDGLLLPDTSPKGDALYLNYSYGSRNWKGNATHVDIDPGFRSDLGFISQVGYHKDTLGGGHTWFTPKGTAITRVEFNGDWDITHRSDGLLLEREVEGYLSMRAPRQGYYEIGGGNRTRFWNDQYFDETFYSAYFEVVPLAPMKIGATFNGGDQLDLRASREGRLIDIEPFMQLDIGLGVNLNLNYTWQRLDRDGGTAFDADVVDARLSWQMDAHQRLRLSVQASDINRDQALYTLPVMQHSRDVAGQLLYSYKVNPRTAFYAGYSEGGFSDDQIRDVFSNTRSVFLKFSYAWQPG, from the coding sequence ATGCCTGCGTTCATTTTTCCCGGTGCGCCGCGGCGCGCCGTGCTCCCGTTTGCGCTCGTCGCAGCCCTTCTCACCTCCCAGGCCGCCCTGGCCCAGCAGCCCGCTGCACCGGCCGCCAAGGTGGTGCACGACATCCCGCGCGTGTCCTCCGACATCGTGGTAGACGGCGTCCTCGACGATGCCGCGTGGGCCAACGCCGCCACGATCGACCTGCCCTATGAAGTCACCCCGGGCGACAACACCCCCGCCCCGGTGAAGACCACCGTGCGCGTGGCCTACACCGAAGACGCGCTGCTGCTGGGCTTCCACGCCGAAGACCCGGATCCGAAGCAGATCCGCGCCCACCTGCGCGATCGCGATTCGCTCTACACCGACGACTTCGTCGGCGTGATGCTCGATACCTTCGACGACCAGCGCCGCGCCTACGAGTTCTTCGTGAACCCGCACGGCGTGCAGGCCGACCTCATCAAGGAAGAGGCCACCGGCAACGAAGACGACAGCTGGGACGGCTTGTGGACCAGTGCCGGGCGCATCACCGACACGGGTTACGACGTGGAAGTGCGCATCCCCTTCGCGACGCTGCGCTTTCGCGATACCGATGACGTGCGCCGCTGGGGCGCGACCTTCCTGCGCATCCATCCGCGCGCCTATCGCACGCAGTACTTCAGCAACCGTGTCGAGCGCGGCTCGCGCTGCCTGACCTGCACCTTCGACAAGCTCGAAGGCTTCCAGGGCGTGAAGCAGGGTCGCAACCTCGAGATCACGCCGACGCTGACGATGACGCTCGCGGAGGATCGCGAAACGCCGGAGGGGAAGTGGGAAGGCGAAGGCGCGGACTTCGAACCAGGCGTGGACGTGGCGTGGGCACCGACCCCCAACCTCACGCTCAACGGCACGATCAACCCCGACTTCTCGCAGGTGGAAACCGACCAGGCACAGCTCGACCTCAACACGAGCTTCGCGCTGTTCTTCCCCGAGAAGCGCCCGTTCTTCCTGGAAGGCGCGGATTACTTCACGACGCCCTTGCAGGTGCTCTACACGCGCCAGATCGCCGATCCGGACTACGGCCTGCGCACGACGGGCCGCGCGGGTTCGCAGGCCTACGGCGCGATCGTCGCGCGCGATGCAAGCACGCAGATCCTCGTACCCGGGCCGCTGAGTTCCTCGTTCCGTTTCCTCGAACAGGAAGCGAACGACTTCGTCGGCCGTTATCGCTACGACCTGGACGAACACACCAGCGTCGGTGCGATCTCGACGTACCGCAGCGGCACGGACTACAAGAACGCCGTCGGCGGCATCGACGCGCGTTACCAGAAGGACGAACACACGGTCCGCGCGCAGTGGCTGACCAGCGATTCCGAGTATCCCGACGGTCTCCTGTTGCCCGACACCTCACCGAAGGGCGACGCGCTCTACCTCAACTACAGCTACGGCAGCCGCAACTGGAAGGGCAACGCCACGCACGTCGACATCGACCCGGGCTTCCGTTCCGACCTCGGTTTCATTTCGCAGGTCGGTTACCACAAGGACACGCTGGGCGGCGGCCACACCTGGTTCACGCCGAAGGGCACGGCGATCACGCGCGTGGAATTCAACGGCGACTGGGACATCACGCATCGCTCCGATGGCCTGCTGCTCGAGCGCGAAGTCGAGGGTTACCTGAGCATGCGCGCGCCGCGCCAGGGCTATTACGAAATCGGTGGCGGCAACCGCACGCGCTTCTGGAACGACCAGTACTTCGACGAGACCTTCTACTCGGCCTACTTCGAAGTGGTGCCGCTCGCACCGATGAAGATCGGCGCGACGTTCAACGGGGGCGACCAGCTCGACCTGCGTGCGTCGCGCGAAGGCCGCCTCATCGACATCGAGCCGTTCATGCAGCTCGACATCGGGCTGGGCGTGAACCTCAACCTCAATTACACCTGGCAGCGCCTCGACCGCGACGGCGGCACCGCGTTCGACGCGGACGTGGTCGATGCGCGCCTGAGCTGGCAGATGGATGCGCACCAGCGCCTGCGCCTCTCGGTGCAGGCCAGCGACATCAATCGCGACCAGGCCTTGTACACCTTGCCGGTGATGCAGCATTCGCGCGACGTCGCGGGGCAGCTGCTGTATTCGTACAAGGTGAACCCGCGCACGGCGTTCTACGCGGGTTATTCGGAAGGCGGCTTCTCGGACGACCAGATCCGCGACGTGTTCTCGAACACGCGCAGCGTGTTCCTGAAGTTCAGCTACGCCTGGCAGCCCGGCTGA
- the rodA gene encoding rod shape-determining protein RodA, with product MNALARILFDVTARLLRTMDLWLLGALLALMTIGLAVLYSAGSETPHLVWAQAARFVFGLAAMWGLSRIPPTRLRHWSPMVYGISLLPLLLVLAVGQGKHGNHWINLGFFYFQPSEVIKLSLPMMMAWYLQRETLPPRFHVVLLGGGLIAVPLGLILLQPDFGTGMLVASSGVFALFLAGLSWWWFGAAVAGAAAVAPAAWFWYLREYQKERILTFLNPESDPLGAGWNIIQSKIAIGAGGLTGKGWGQGSQSHLDYLPEHTTDFIFAVLSEEFGWIGVATVLALYLFVIGRCLWIAAEARDGYSRILAGAIGLSFFVYVIVNGGMISGMLPVVGVPMPLLSYGGTSAVSLLAGLGLVMAVGAHRPRHTT from the coding sequence ATGAACGCGCTCGCCCGCATCCTGTTCGACGTCACTGCGCGCTTGCTGCGCACGATGGACCTGTGGCTGCTCGGCGCGCTGCTCGCGCTGATGACCATCGGGTTGGCCGTGTTGTACAGCGCGGGCTCGGAAACGCCGCACCTGGTGTGGGCGCAGGCCGCGCGCTTCGTGTTCGGCCTCGCCGCGATGTGGGGCCTCTCGCGCATTCCGCCCACGCGCCTGCGCCATTGGTCGCCGATGGTCTACGGCATCTCGCTGCTGCCCTTGCTGCTGGTGCTCGCGGTCGGGCAGGGCAAGCACGGCAACCACTGGATCAACCTGGGCTTCTTCTATTTCCAGCCCTCGGAAGTGATCAAGCTGAGCCTGCCGATGATGATGGCGTGGTACCTGCAGCGCGAAACGCTGCCGCCGCGCTTCCACGTCGTCCTGCTCGGTGGTGGCCTGATCGCCGTTCCGCTCGGCCTGATCCTGCTGCAGCCGGATTTCGGCACCGGCATGCTCGTGGCCTCCAGCGGCGTGTTCGCACTGTTCCTCGCCGGCTTGTCGTGGTGGTGGTTCGGCGCTGCCGTCGCCGGGGCCGCCGCGGTCGCGCCGGCCGCGTGGTTCTGGTACCTGCGCGAGTACCAGAAGGAACGCATTCTCACCTTCCTCAATCCCGAATCCGATCCGCTCGGCGCGGGCTGGAACATCATCCAGTCGAAGATCGCCATCGGCGCCGGCGGCCTTACCGGCAAGGGCTGGGGACAGGGCTCGCAATCGCACCTGGATTACCTGCCGGAGCACACGACCGACTTCATCTTCGCCGTGCTCAGCGAGGAATTCGGCTGGATCGGCGTGGCCACCGTGCTGGCGCTGTACCTGTTCGTGATCGGCCGATGCCTGTGGATCGCGGCCGAAGCGCGCGATGGCTATTCGCGCATCCTGGCCGGCGCCATCGGCCTGTCGTTCTTCGTCTACGTGATCGTGAACGGCGGAATGATCTCGGGCATGTTGCCGGTCGTGGGCGTGCCGATGCCGCTTCTGAGCTACGGCGGCACGTCCGCGGTGTCGCTGCTGGCGGGCCTGGGGCTGGTGATGGCGGTCGGTGCCCACCGCCCGCGCCATACGACCTGA